The sequence tgattatttatttatttttatgtttcgtACCATTTTCAATAGAATAATTTTGTTCCTTCATCAAATCCTCTAGGATGAGTTGTGATTTTTGGGAGATCATTGAGAACGGTCGCCGGGATGACTATAAATATTCTGATGCTAACTGGTAAGATCTTGAACCTAAGCTTATGCTTTATATACACTTTTAATTGATCtgatctagtgttattataataACTATACAAAATATATGTCGCCCTGATTTTGAGTTCTAAAACTTTGTTATTAGCCTCTATGCGAATATTCTGTTCAGAATGTTTTTACAGAACTGTCGCATAATACTTCCGCAATGGAAATCCGTTCCGAAAAGAAAATTCATGCTTCTCTGTCGGCCCCGGCTGCATCCGGTCATCTAGTATGTTTACTTCTTGTGTTTGCAATCGACGCCtgagttgtttttgatttttccAGGGAGGGTATGAGTGATATTCTGAACAATCCGGCAAATTATTCCGAGGATGATAAGATAAACACCCTACTAAACTTTCACAAGGATATATGTGCCAATGTACTACTTGATCCATCCTTTGGTAATGATGATGTTCTACGTCAAGATGCATTTGAGGACTTGAAAATCCTTGAAGTAACTACACATTCTTACTGCGATGATTGATACTAGATATAAATCAAAATTACTGATGATGACTTGTGTTTCTTTTGCCAGAAATTTGAGACTGTACTGGTTGATCCCGAAATTGAAAACAAACAAAGGTGTCTGGTTGCAATGTACAAGCATTTGAGAATAAAGAGACGACAACTGAAGGTTCTAAATAATTCCTTGTTATTTATTTTAAACTGTTTTTTTTACCTCGAATGGTATCCTTCTTGATCAGCATTTTAGTTCATGACTGCCCCTTTGAAAATTGTTTGTTCGATGCTTGAAACAGATGAAAGCTGCAATGTTAGAATCTCCTCATGCCCAGCTGCTCCCAGAAGATATTAAGCAAAAATTAGAATGTGCTGATGATTATGGTGCTGAAATTTATGATAATGATACGGAACGCCTACAGGGTGTCGAAAGAGACATACGTAACACACTTGCTGATCTCCAAAGATTAGTACCAAGATAGTGATGGGGATGAAGATCCCCAATTCATGGATGATCAGCCTATAACTAAAGACACAATAGATCAGTACATGCGGTTGGAGGAGGAAGTAATAAGGAGGTCGGACAAAAGTGTTGACGTGTTGGAAGATGTGAATCCGACCTAAAACGTCACACTGAAATTATGGAAAGGGATTAAACTGCAAGTACGTACATTACTTGAATACTTTCCAATCTGATTTTCATAAATTACAAGTATATAGTTGGGCGATGCCGTCTATACGTGTGACACTACATAtttaagccaaaaaaaaaaaaaaaaaaaaattaaactaactGCTTACATCGTTCTAAGCAGGCGAGGCTCACAAACAACTAGTTGAGAAGATCCAAGGGGATCTAAAGGTTTGTACTGTTCGACAGTTCAAATCCTTGTTAGGATCTCTGAACGGCACAGGATGTCATGAACGCCTTTATTGACGCACTTTTTGGAGTACACGAAGAGCTTTCCAAGGaagtgcagaagaagaagaactaccttGCTGCTGCAACTCATGATTACGAAGAATCACAGATTCTTCTTCTGCAAGCTATTGATTATTTCTGTGAAAAGTCTGGCCCTGAGGTTGTGAAGGAGATAGCATTAGTTCTGAAAACACTCTATGATGAGGATGTGTTGGAGGAAGAGCACATTGTTCAGTGGTACAATGAAGAGGTTGCTGCTAGTGGTAGCAAAAATTCACAGATATTGAAGAATGTCAAGCCCTTCATTGAGTGGTTGCAGAGTGCT comes from Papaver somniferum cultivar HN1 chromosome 7, ASM357369v1, whole genome shotgun sequence and encodes:
- the LOC113296150 gene encoding uncharacterized protein LOC113296150, which encodes MRRLSEERFLQKSRRMSCDFWEIIENGRRDDYKYSDANWEGMSDILNNPANYSEDDKINTLLNFHKDICANVLLDPSFGNDDVLRQDAFEDLKILEKFETVLVDPEIENKQRCLVAMYKHLRIKRRQLKMKAAMLESPHAQLLPEDIKQKLECADDYGAEIYDNDTERLQGVERDIRNTLADLQRLVPR
- the LOC113296656 gene encoding eukaryotic translation initiation factor 5-like; the protein is MNAFIDALFGVHEELSKEVQKKKNYLAAATHDYEESQILLLQAIDYFCEKSGPEVVKEIALVLKTLYDEDVLEEEHIVQWYNEEVAASGSKNSQILKNVKPFIEWLQSAESESE